CGGTGGCATTGTGATCGCGCTTGGCGCGTTGGGCCTGCTCACGGTCTCGATTGTCACCATCGGCCACCGTGTCCGTGAGATTGGTATTCGTCGCGCAATGGGCGCGTCGGCAGGCCGGATTTTTATCTCTGTGTTCTTGGAGTCGATTGTCGCCACGACGGTGGCGGGCGTGGTTGGCGTGATTGCCTCGATCATCACGGTCAAGCAGCTGCCGCTGGATAAGATGTTGGCGTTGCCGCTGGAGACCGGTGCCGTGGCCTACCCCGTCACGGCCGCTGTAATCGGCGTGTTGGTCGCGACATTCGTGGGCGCGCTGGCGGGTATTATCCCGGCCACCATCGCAGTCCGCGTCAAGCCCATCGACGCCATCCGCTTCTAACACTTCAGCCCCTAGTTCGCCTGGCTGCGTCGCCGCCTGCTTTTTGCAGGTGAGACCACGTGCAGCCAGGCGAATTATCTTTAGGTTTTAAGTTGCTAAGCTATTGCCATGACTCCTGCACGCCTCGTCTCTAATGACGAATACATCACGCAGCTGGCGCTGAAAGCCGGTCGCGGTGATCAGGCTGCGCTGACGGAGTTCGTGCGGCTGACGCAGAAGGACGTGTGGCGTTTGGTCGCACATCTGGGCGGCGTTGATGCTGCGGATGATTTAACGCAGGAGACGTATCTGCGTGTCATGGGGGCACTTCCCCGTTTTGCGGCGCGTTCTTCTGCCCGCACCTGGCTGTTGTCGCTGGCCCGGCGCGTGTGGGTGGATTCGGTCCGCCATGATTCGGCGCGCCCGAAGAAGTCTGCGGTGGAAGTGGAAAACGCTGCCGAGCAGTTTACGACTGGCGAGTCGTGGTCAGAGCTCGCCGACGCCCGCGTGCTGCTGGAGCAGCTGCCGGAAGAACGCCGCGAGGCGCTCATTCTGACGCAGGTGCTGGGTTACTCCTACGCGGAGGCCGCGGAAATCGCAGGTTGTCGCGTGGGCACTATTCGCTCACGCGTCGCCCGTGCGCGCCGCGATTTGGTTGCCGCACTTGGCGACGGCGACAGTGTCAACGGCGACTCTACAGCTGTTTAGGCCCGTTCCAGCCAGAGGACGTAGCTAGCCGTTGTAGGTTGTCTCTCCCGCGAGGCTAACTAACGGTCCAGTTCGATTTTGTAGGTCGAGGCGATATCCGCATGGCCGAGGGCATCACGCATTTCACGCTCCGCGTTTTTCAGGGCAGCTACAACGGCGGGGAGGCTCGCCTGCGGCGGCATCGCCACAGTCACTTCTAACGTCGGGATTCCATTATCCCGGTAGACCCGTGAATCCGCCTGGTTGATGTGGGCGTTGCGCTCTAGATCGGTGCACACCGCATCGGCAACATCGGCGACCGGCAGCGAAATCTCTCCTAACTTTTCCTGTGATTCGGATGCGGAAACCGTGCTGAACCGGTGTGATCGCAGATTAGCGACCACCAAGCTGCAGCCGACCACCGCTAGAATCGCTGTAATTACACCGAGGACGGGAACATACCAGCTTTGCTCAGGTATTTTTCCCCAGGATTCCATCCGCCCGGTGTCATGAAGCCACTGTGCAGGAGCGACATCGAAGTAGCTAGCAATCGCCCATGTTGCTACCAGTAGTAACAGCGCTGAGAAGAGGAACAACACAATTCGGTCGAATACGCTTACTGATGTTTTCACTTGTCATCACCTTCGTATCCACCGTGAGTTCCGGAAGCAAGTGCCGTGCCATTCTGGATTTCTTGGTAGTCAGACTCATGCATCCACACTGGCAGGTTGCCATCGTCATCGACGCGTACATACCGGCGCGGGACGGGAAGAAACACCGCGATGAGCTGTCCCAGCCCATAGATTGCAGCGAGGATTCCGACGAGGAGCAACACCCATGACGCGGCTGAGCCCTGTGGGTTGCTGAACCAGTCGAATACCGGTTGTAACCATGAGGTGTCACCTGAGCTATTGGCACTGATGATTGCTTCTCTACCTGCAACTACGGCCACTGCGATCATCAACAGACCGGCGAAAACTCCCAGCCCGCGGACCTTTGGTGATTGACGCGGGTCACGTCCATGGCGAGTTTCGACTGACTCGTCCGAGACCACCGCGGCCGATGACCTCTCAGTCGGCGTCATAGGGTGTCACCTCAATCTTTTTCAGTGGGCGCGGCTCTGGCGTGCTTACCACCACGGTACGTGGTTGTGGCACGGATACCGGGCGCAGCTGCTCCTGTCGCGGTGCGCGAACTTGTTTCAACCGGGTTGGACGCGGCACTTTAACCGGCCGCAGTAGCGCTGGTCGTGGCACCTTAACACTAATTGTGCGTGGCGACGGCACTCGTACCGGACGCAGCTTTGGTTGCCGGGGGACACTCACCTGCACCAAGGACGTCGGCTTTGGTGCTGTGACCTTTCGCAGCTGTATTGGCCGTG
The nucleotide sequence above comes from Corynebacterium amycolatum. Encoded proteins:
- a CDS encoding RNA polymerase sigma factor, producing MTPARLVSNDEYITQLALKAGRGDQAALTEFVRLTQKDVWRLVAHLGGVDAADDLTQETYLRVMGALPRFAARSSARTWLLSLARRVWVDSVRHDSARPKKSAVEVENAAEQFTTGESWSELADARVLLEQLPEERREALILTQVLGYSYAEAAEIAGCRVGTIRSRVARARRDLVAALGDGDSVNGDSTAV